In Methylomonas sp. ZR1, one DNA window encodes the following:
- a CDS encoding HDOD domain-containing protein — MLDPAEIDSQADLIEHTLQEIKGLVSLPEVYQKVRNLIDDPNSDIEHFVEVVASDSNLSVAVLRVANSAFFGFPGKIDSLSRAVNMLGIGQLHDLVLATSAIASLKLPNEIMPLKTFWRFSLFSAVLTRLLASQLKFPKSERLFVIGLLYEIGHLVLYAKHPELAKRAMELSRNNQELLHIAEQKLLGMHYGEIGAKLMAQWCLPAHFQDIVHYQPTPDLAPDQRRETALLHLVRACAEKYISGHMRAIEESVSADIWEILQLNAEQLAETVEQALKAATEMEKLMFN; from the coding sequence TTGCTTGATCCTGCCGAGATCGATTCGCAAGCAGATTTGATCGAACACACCTTGCAAGAAATCAAAGGTTTGGTTTCTTTGCCCGAGGTATATCAGAAAGTTAGAAATTTGATCGACGATCCTAATTCGGACATCGAGCATTTTGTTGAAGTTGTGGCCAGCGATTCCAACTTAAGCGTAGCCGTGTTGCGGGTCGCCAACAGCGCTTTTTTTGGTTTTCCGGGAAAGATCGACAGCTTGAGTCGCGCCGTCAATATGTTGGGCATCGGGCAGTTACATGACTTGGTGCTCGCTACCTCGGCGATTGCCTCGTTAAAATTGCCCAATGAGATCATGCCGCTGAAAACCTTTTGGCGGTTCAGCTTGTTCTCGGCGGTGTTGACCCGGTTGTTGGCAAGCCAGCTAAAATTCCCCAAGAGCGAACGCCTGTTTGTGATTGGTTTGTTGTATGAAATAGGGCATCTGGTGCTTTACGCAAAGCACCCTGAGTTGGCGAAACGCGCGATGGAACTGTCCCGGAATAACCAGGAATTACTGCACATCGCTGAACAAAAACTGTTGGGTATGCATTATGGCGAGATCGGTGCCAAACTCATGGCGCAATGGTGTTTGCCGGCGCATTTTCAAGACATTGTGCATTATCAGCCCACCCCTGACCTTGCCCCGGATCAGCGCAGGGAAACCGCACTACTGCATCTGGTGCGGGCCTGCGCCGAAAAATACATATCAGGGCATATGCGCGCAATCGAGGAAAGCGTATCCGCGGACATTTGGGAAATTTTGCAACTCAATGCCGAACAGTTGGCAGAGACTGTCGAACAAGCTTTAAAAGCCGCGACTGAGATGGAAAAGCTCATGTTCAATTAA